Proteins found in one Aethina tumida isolate Nest 87 chromosome 1, icAetTumi1.1, whole genome shotgun sequence genomic segment:
- the LOC109598278 gene encoding ER membrane protein complex subunit 7 — translation MRILTLFISIFLPNLIRADLSNSLEEGNDSSRYTIEGRVFPLSDYQTSQTNWQTSTRILVNGGEYIGFVRKDGSFYVNNVPSGSYVLDILNPDYTFEPVRVEINSKGKFRARKVNFIQSTVVQLPYPLRVKALSKTRYFQVREQWRLTDFLFNPMVMMMFLPLLLIMILPKMMNDPETKKEMEQIQSLTKFDMPEMSDYVSNFLAGNSASSNQQNKKAVKSKKRQ, via the exons ATGAGGATcctaacattatttatttctatatttttgccaaatttaattagagcAGATTTGTCCAACAGTCTTGAAGAAGGAAATGATTCCTCTAGATATACTATTGAGGGCAGAGTATTTCCCTTGTCTGATTATCAAACCTCACAAACCAACTGGCAAACAAGTACAAGAATTTTGGTGAATGGAGGTGAATATATTGGATTTGTTAGAAAAGATGGatcattttatgttaataatgtgCCGAGTGGTTCGTACGTACTAGATATTTTAAACCCTGATTATACATTTGAACCTGTAAGGGttgaaattaattctaaagGAAAGTTCCGTGCTAGAAAAGTAAATTTCATTCAGTCAACAGTGGTACAGCTGCCATATCCTTTACGAGTTAAAGCTTTATCAAAAACCag atattttcaagTAAGGGAGCAATGGAGACTAACAGATTTCTTGTTCAACCCAATGGTCATGATGATGTTCCTGCCACTACTACTTATTATGATTTTACCAAAGATGATGAACGATCcagaaacaaaaaaagaaatggaaCAGATACAAAGTCTAACAAAGTTTGATATGCCAGAAATGTCTGACTATGTTTCAAACTTCCTGGCAGGCAATAGTGCTAGTTctaatcaacaaaataaaaaggcTGTTAAAAGCAAAAAAAGGCAAtag
- the LOC109598261 gene encoding uncharacterized protein LOC109598261 isoform X2, with protein MGDVNMELIEKRLNEQEKTQFFNAIKDSEYTAMQEDQTRKNSQGSVEETDTETTVKETEPDVESTSNNTDAESSEQNDSDTQDVSSSAKIDERIKGFRESLDPDHPLLTTTKDNVKDLAMRLYNYHLERSRLLELEAIQKGTRAPLPKPIPASSLSEHINYSTDEGENTYVCRSGRQTKRKNYNEVLDTNGTDNATTKKPKPVKEDDEWMTKKSKAQAKPIKKSEQPSTSKKMDDTKENLNPKSEGRTYRKKMTNEEILSRSSLFSDSPKSSRNATILENAQVEVEKKKKEEDQMEQFDRSLNISEEEQTQTIEEAFQRVRLTPPLPIACRRPINYRKRRGGAGDGASSSTESHLTEINKNKGTNLRKNANRQQEAAVSTPVEMVTCPICTKDFHPDKIETHASSCGEEFVMDVAEPDRDERRKCDFCDKNFSLDADYEVHVKKCELQHKQPNK; from the exons atgggtGATGTGAATATGGAATTGATTGAAAAACGCTTAAATG AACAAGAGAAGACACAGTTTTTTAATGCGATTAAAGATTCTGAGTATACAGCCATGCAAGAAGATCAAACAAGAAAGAATTCTCAAGGTTCAGTAGAAGAAACTGATACTGAAACAACTGTTAAGGAGACAGAACCAGACGTAGAGTCCACATCGAATAACACTGATGCCGAAAGCTCAGAACAAAATGACAGTGACACACAGGATGTGTCATCATCAGCAAAGATTGATGAACGTATAAAAGGATTTCGCGAATCATTAGATCCTGATCATCCATTATTAACAACAACGAAAGATAATGTGAAGGATCTAGCAATGCGATTGTATAATTATCACCTTGAGCGTTCTCGATTGCTTGAATTAGAAGCAATTCAAAAAGGAACTAGGGCTCCATTACCTAAACCAATACCAGCTTCTAGCTTGTctgaacatattaattacagtaCAGATGAGGGTGAAAACACTTATGTGTGCAGATCTGGTCGTCAAACCAAAAGAAAGAATTATAATGAAGTGTTGGATACAAATGGGACTGATAATGCAACAACAAAGAAACCCAAGCCAGTCAAAGAAGATGATGAATGGATGACCAAGAAGTCAAAGGCTCAAGCcaaaccaattaaaaaatctgagCAACCATCTACAAGCAAGAAGATGGATGAcactaaagaaaatttaaacccGAAAAGTGAGGGTCGCACTTATAGGAAGAAAATGACAAATGAAGAAATCCTCAGCAGATCTTCACTATTCTCCGACTCACCAAAATCTAGCAGGAATGCTACTATTTTGGAGAATGCACAAGTGGAAgtagaaaagaagaaaaaggaGGAAGATCAAATGGAACAGTTTGATAGGAGTCTTAATATTTCAGAGGAAGAACAGACTCAAACTATTGAAGAAGCTTTTCAAAGAGTACGACTTACTCCACCGCTACCGATTGCTTGTAGGCGTCCTATAAACTACAGAAAAAGACGAGGGG GTGCTGGAGATGGTGCAAGTTCCTCAACAGAATCACatttaacagaaataaataaaaataaaggtaCCAATTTACGTAAAAATGCCAATCGACAGCAAGAGGCAGCAGTATCAACTCCAGTTGAAATGGTTACTTGCCCAATTTGCACCAAGGATTTCCATCCGGATAAAATTGAG acACATGCATCATCTTGTGGAGAAGAGTTTGTAATGGATGTAGCAGAACCTGACCGAGATGAGAGAAGAAAGTGTGACTTTTGCGACAAAAATTTTTCTCTTGACGCTGATTATGAAGTACATGTTAAGAAATGTGAACTACAACATAAACAACCCAATAAGTAA
- the LOC109598261 gene encoding uncharacterized protein LOC109598261 isoform X1: MGDVNMELIEKRLNDAGVCIENLTEQEKTQFFNAIKDSEYTAMQEDQTRKNSQGSVEETDTETTVKETEPDVESTSNNTDAESSEQNDSDTQDVSSSAKIDERIKGFRESLDPDHPLLTTTKDNVKDLAMRLYNYHLERSRLLELEAIQKGTRAPLPKPIPASSLSEHINYSTDEGENTYVCRSGRQTKRKNYNEVLDTNGTDNATTKKPKPVKEDDEWMTKKSKAQAKPIKKSEQPSTSKKMDDTKENLNPKSEGRTYRKKMTNEEILSRSSLFSDSPKSSRNATILENAQVEVEKKKKEEDQMEQFDRSLNISEEEQTQTIEEAFQRVRLTPPLPIACRRPINYRKRRGGAGDGASSSTESHLTEINKNKGTNLRKNANRQQEAAVSTPVEMVTCPICTKDFHPDKIETHASSCGEEFVMDVAEPDRDERRKCDFCDKNFSLDADYEVHVKKCELQHKQPNK, encoded by the exons atgggtGATGTGAATATGGAATTGATTGAAAAACGCTTAAATG aCGCAGGCGTTTGTATTGAAAATCTTACAGAACAAGAGAAGACACAGTTTTTTAATGCGATTAAAGATTCTGAGTATACAGCCATGCAAGAAGATCAAACAAGAAAGAATTCTCAAGGTTCAGTAGAAGAAACTGATACTGAAACAACTGTTAAGGAGACAGAACCAGACGTAGAGTCCACATCGAATAACACTGATGCCGAAAGCTCAGAACAAAATGACAGTGACACACAGGATGTGTCATCATCAGCAAAGATTGATGAACGTATAAAAGGATTTCGCGAATCATTAGATCCTGATCATCCATTATTAACAACAACGAAAGATAATGTGAAGGATCTAGCAATGCGATTGTATAATTATCACCTTGAGCGTTCTCGATTGCTTGAATTAGAAGCAATTCAAAAAGGAACTAGGGCTCCATTACCTAAACCAATACCAGCTTCTAGCTTGTctgaacatattaattacagtaCAGATGAGGGTGAAAACACTTATGTGTGCAGATCTGGTCGTCAAACCAAAAGAAAGAATTATAATGAAGTGTTGGATACAAATGGGACTGATAATGCAACAACAAAGAAACCCAAGCCAGTCAAAGAAGATGATGAATGGATGACCAAGAAGTCAAAGGCTCAAGCcaaaccaattaaaaaatctgagCAACCATCTACAAGCAAGAAGATGGATGAcactaaagaaaatttaaacccGAAAAGTGAGGGTCGCACTTATAGGAAGAAAATGACAAATGAAGAAATCCTCAGCAGATCTTCACTATTCTCCGACTCACCAAAATCTAGCAGGAATGCTACTATTTTGGAGAATGCACAAGTGGAAgtagaaaagaagaaaaaggaGGAAGATCAAATGGAACAGTTTGATAGGAGTCTTAATATTTCAGAGGAAGAACAGACTCAAACTATTGAAGAAGCTTTTCAAAGAGTACGACTTACTCCACCGCTACCGATTGCTTGTAGGCGTCCTATAAACTACAGAAAAAGACGAGGGG GTGCTGGAGATGGTGCAAGTTCCTCAACAGAATCACatttaacagaaataaataaaaataaaggtaCCAATTTACGTAAAAATGCCAATCGACAGCAAGAGGCAGCAGTATCAACTCCAGTTGAAATGGTTACTTGCCCAATTTGCACCAAGGATTTCCATCCGGATAAAATTGAG acACATGCATCATCTTGTGGAGAAGAGTTTGTAATGGATGTAGCAGAACCTGACCGAGATGAGAGAAGAAAGTGTGACTTTTGCGACAAAAATTTTTCTCTTGACGCTGATTATGAAGTACATGTTAAGAAATGTGAACTACAACATAAACAACCCAATAAGTAA